Proteins encoded together in one Bos indicus isolate NIAB-ARS_2022 breed Sahiwal x Tharparkar chromosome 25, NIAB-ARS_B.indTharparkar_mat_pri_1.0, whole genome shotgun sequence window:
- the ATP5MF gene encoding ATP synthase subunit f, mitochondrial: MASVVPLKEKKLLEVKLGELPSWILMRDFTPSGIAGAFQRGYYRYYNKYVNVKKGSIAGLSMVLAAYVFLNYCRSYKELKHERLRKYH; this comes from the exons TACCACTGAAGGAGAAGAAGCTCCTGGAAGTCAAACTAGGGGAGTTGCCAAGCTGGATACTGATGCGGGATTTCACCCCTTCAGGCATCGCTGGAGCATTTCAAAGAG GTTACTATCGGTATTACAACAAGTACGTGAACGTGAAGAAAGGGAGCATCGCGGGGCTCTCGATGGTGCTGGCGGCCTACGTGTTTTTAAACTACTGCCGCTCTTATAAGGAGCTCA AACACGAGCGGCTCCGCAAGTACCACTGA
- the CPSF4 gene encoding cleavage and polyadenylation specificity factor subunit 4 isoform X1: protein MQEIIASVDHIKFDLEIAVEQQLGAQPLPFPGMDKSGAAVCEFFLKAACGKGGMCPFRHISGEKTVVCKHWLRGLCKKGDQCEFLHEYDMTKMPECYFYSKFGECSNKECPFLHIDPESKIKDCPWYDRGFCKHGPLCRHRHTRRVICVNYLVGFCPEGPSCKFMHPRFELPMGTTEQPPLPQQTQPPTKQSNNPPLQRSSSLIQLTSQNSSPNQQRTPQVIGVMQSQNSSAGSRGPRPLEQVTCYKCGEKGHYANRCTKGHLAFLSGQ from the exons ATGCAGGAAATCATCGCCAGCGTGGACCACATCAAGTTTGACTTGGAGATCGCCGTGGAGCAGCAGCTCGGGGCGCAGCCGCTGCCCTTCCCCGGCATGGACA AGTCAGGGGCTGCTGTCTGCGAATTCTTTTTGAAAGCTGCCTGTGGCAAAG GGGGCATGTGCCCGTTCCGCCACATCAGTGGTGAGAAGACGGTGGTGTGCAAACACTGGCTGCGGGGGCTGTGCAAGAAGGGGGACCAGTGCGAGTTCCTGCACGAGTACGACATGACCAAGATGCCCGAGTGCTACTTCTACTCCAAGTTCG GGGAGTGCAGCAACAAGGAGTGCCCCTTCCTGCACATCGACCCCGAGTCCAAGATCAAGGACTGCCCATGGTACGACCGCGGCTTCTGCAAGCATG GCCCCCTGTGCAGGCACCGGCACACGCGGAGGGTCATCTGTGTCAATTACCTCGTGGGATTCTGCCCGGAGGGGCCCTCGTGTAAATTCATGCA CCCTCGATTTGAACTGCCGATGGGAACCACCGAGCAGCCCCCACTGCCGCAGCAGACGCAGCCACCCACGAAG CAAAGTAACAATCCGCCATTACAAAGGTCGTCCTCCTTGATCCAGTTAACGAGTCAGAACTCTTCTCCCAACCAGCAGAGAACTCCGCAGGTCATCGGGGTCATGCAGAGTCAAAACAGCAGCGCGGGCAGCCGAGGACCCCGGCCGCTGGAGCAGGTCACATGCTACAAG TGTGGTGAAAAAGGACACTATGCCAACAGATGTACCAAAGGGCACTTGGCCTTTCTCAGCGGACAGTGA
- the CPSF4 gene encoding cleavage and polyadenylation specificity factor subunit 4 isoform X3, which yields MQEIIASVDHIKFDLEIAVEQQLGAQPLPFPGMDKSGAAVCEFFLKAACGKGGMCPFRHISGEKTVVCKHWLRGLCKKGDQCEFLHEYDMTKMPECYFYSKFGECSNKECPFLHIDPESKIKDCPWYDRGFCKHGPLCRHRHTRRVICVNYLVGFCPEGPSCKFMHPRFELPMGTTEQPPLPQQTQPPTKRTPQVIGVMQSQNSSAGSRGPRPLEQVTCYKCGEKGHYANRCTKGHLAFLSGQ from the exons ATGCAGGAAATCATCGCCAGCGTGGACCACATCAAGTTTGACTTGGAGATCGCCGTGGAGCAGCAGCTCGGGGCGCAGCCGCTGCCCTTCCCCGGCATGGACA AGTCAGGGGCTGCTGTCTGCGAATTCTTTTTGAAAGCTGCCTGTGGCAAAG GGGGCATGTGCCCGTTCCGCCACATCAGTGGTGAGAAGACGGTGGTGTGCAAACACTGGCTGCGGGGGCTGTGCAAGAAGGGGGACCAGTGCGAGTTCCTGCACGAGTACGACATGACCAAGATGCCCGAGTGCTACTTCTACTCCAAGTTCG GGGAGTGCAGCAACAAGGAGTGCCCCTTCCTGCACATCGACCCCGAGTCCAAGATCAAGGACTGCCCATGGTACGACCGCGGCTTCTGCAAGCATG GCCCCCTGTGCAGGCACCGGCACACGCGGAGGGTCATCTGTGTCAATTACCTCGTGGGATTCTGCCCGGAGGGGCCCTCGTGTAAATTCATGCA CCCTCGATTTGAACTGCCGATGGGAACCACCGAGCAGCCCCCACTGCCGCAGCAGACGCAGCCACCCACGAAG AGAACTCCGCAGGTCATCGGGGTCATGCAGAGTCAAAACAGCAGCGCGGGCAGCCGAGGACCCCGGCCGCTGGAGCAGGTCACATGCTACAAG TGTGGTGAAAAAGGACACTATGCCAACAGATGTACCAAAGGGCACTTGGCCTTTCTCAGCGGACAGTGA
- the CPSF4 gene encoding cleavage and polyadenylation specificity factor subunit 4 isoform X2 produces the protein MQEIIASVDHIKFDLEIAVEQQLGAQPLPFPGMDKSGAAVCEFFLKAACGKGGMCPFRHISGEKTVVCKHWLRGLCKKGDQCEFLHEYDMTKMPECYFYSKFGECSNKECPFLHIDPESKIKDCPWYDRGFCKHGPLCRHRHTRRVICVNYLVGFCPEGPSCKFMHPRFELPMGTTEQPPLPQQTQPPTKQRTPQVIGVMQSQNSSAGSRGPRPLEQVTCYKCGEKGHYANRCTKGHLAFLSGQ, from the exons ATGCAGGAAATCATCGCCAGCGTGGACCACATCAAGTTTGACTTGGAGATCGCCGTGGAGCAGCAGCTCGGGGCGCAGCCGCTGCCCTTCCCCGGCATGGACA AGTCAGGGGCTGCTGTCTGCGAATTCTTTTTGAAAGCTGCCTGTGGCAAAG GGGGCATGTGCCCGTTCCGCCACATCAGTGGTGAGAAGACGGTGGTGTGCAAACACTGGCTGCGGGGGCTGTGCAAGAAGGGGGACCAGTGCGAGTTCCTGCACGAGTACGACATGACCAAGATGCCCGAGTGCTACTTCTACTCCAAGTTCG GGGAGTGCAGCAACAAGGAGTGCCCCTTCCTGCACATCGACCCCGAGTCCAAGATCAAGGACTGCCCATGGTACGACCGCGGCTTCTGCAAGCATG GCCCCCTGTGCAGGCACCGGCACACGCGGAGGGTCATCTGTGTCAATTACCTCGTGGGATTCTGCCCGGAGGGGCCCTCGTGTAAATTCATGCA CCCTCGATTTGAACTGCCGATGGGAACCACCGAGCAGCCCCCACTGCCGCAGCAGACGCAGCCACCCACGAAG CAGAGAACTCCGCAGGTCATCGGGGTCATGCAGAGTCAAAACAGCAGCGCGGGCAGCCGAGGACCCCGGCCGCTGGAGCAGGTCACATGCTACAAG TGTGGTGAAAAAGGACACTATGCCAACAGATGTACCAAAGGGCACTTGGCCTTTCTCAGCGGACAGTGA